A genome region from Tistrella bauzanensis includes the following:
- a CDS encoding TRAP transporter large permease, with amino-acid sequence MIDGGLAAIGGFVALFGLAVLRVPVGFAMLLAGLGGIAATVGVGPAAAIALQSPLRTLTAHDMLLIPMFIAMSALANHTGLGRELYGAGQAWAGHRRGGLGLATILASAGFAGICGSSVASTAAMARVALPEMRAHGYAPRLAAGTVAAGGTLGILIPPSLVLALYGLLTEQDIGKLFIAGLLPGLLAVVLYGLAVSWVARRDPGAAPRAPRTPWRGRLVSLRGLWAVLLIFAGIIGGLYLGVFAPSEAGAMGALGVAVVGLVRGRLDARAVRAGLTEAARTAASVMVVLIGALVFGYFLALTRAPQMLVAMLADTGLPPWGVMAAMLAGYLLLGCVLDTLAMIVLTVPITYPVAMALGFDPIWFGVVVTMTVEIGLITPPYGLNVLVLNTIARDVGLIDIYRGVAPFVCADLVRLILICLLPGIVLWLPSTMG; translated from the coding sequence ATGATCGATGGCGGGCTGGCGGCGATCGGCGGCTTCGTGGCGCTGTTCGGGCTGGCGGTTCTGCGGGTGCCGGTGGGCTTTGCCATGCTGCTGGCAGGGCTTGGCGGCATCGCCGCTACCGTCGGCGTCGGGCCGGCAGCGGCGATTGCCCTGCAATCGCCGCTGCGCACGCTGACCGCGCATGACATGTTGCTGATCCCGATGTTCATCGCGATGAGTGCGCTCGCCAACCACACCGGGCTGGGGCGGGAACTGTATGGCGCCGGGCAGGCCTGGGCCGGCCATCGCCGCGGCGGGCTGGGGCTTGCCACCATTCTGGCCAGCGCCGGCTTTGCCGGCATCTGCGGATCCTCGGTCGCCTCCACCGCCGCGATGGCGCGTGTGGCGCTGCCGGAGATGCGCGCCCATGGCTATGCGCCAAGGCTGGCGGCCGGCACCGTTGCCGCCGGCGGCACGCTGGGCATCCTGATCCCGCCATCCCTGGTGCTGGCCTTGTATGGCCTGCTGACCGAACAGGACATCGGCAAGCTGTTCATCGCCGGCCTGCTGCCGGGTCTTCTCGCGGTGGTGCTGTACGGGCTGGCGGTGTCGTGGGTGGCGCGCCGCGATCCCGGGGCCGCCCCCCGGGCGCCGCGCACGCCCTGGCGCGGGCGGCTGGTATCGCTGCGCGGCTTGTGGGCGGTGCTCCTGATCTTCGCGGGCATCATCGGCGGCCTGTATCTGGGGGTGTTCGCGCCCAGCGAGGCCGGTGCCATGGGCGCGCTGGGTGTCGCCGTCGTCGGGCTGGTCCGGGGCCGGCTGGATGCCCGTGCCGTGCGCGCGGGGCTGACGGAAGCCGCGCGGACCGCCGCATCGGTGATGGTGGTGCTGATCGGGGCGCTGGTCTTCGGCTATTTCCTGGCGTTGACCCGCGCGCCGCAGATGCTGGTGGCGATGCTGGCCGATACCGGCCTGCCGCCCTGGGGGGTGATGGCGGCGATGCTGGCCGGATATCTGCTGCTGGGCTGCGTGCTCGACACTCTGGCGATGATCGTGCTGACCGTGCCGATCACCTATCCGGTGGCGATGGCGCTGGGGTTCGATCCGATCTGGTTCGGCGTGGTGGTGACCATGACCGTCGAAATCGGCCTGATCACGCCGCCCTATGGGCTGAATGTGCTGGTCCTGAACACGATCGCGCGCGATGTGGGGCTGATCGACATCTATCGCGGTGTGGCACCCTTCGTCTGTGCCGACCTGGTCCGGCTGATCCTGATCTGTCTGCTGCCCGGTATCGTGCTGTGGCTGCCATCGACCATGGGATGA
- the dctP gene encoding TRAP transporter substrate-binding protein DctP — MTALVMGAGLPAVAAAADTVRFAHWVPTTHELHRGVEAWSRSVTEASKGTLDVQVFPAEQLGKVRDHYDMVASGIADLALVVPGYTPGRFPIVSVLELPFLVPGAAQAAAPFDTWYRPMAPLEMPAVTYCLGIVQEPGILHTRVPVARPDDVDGMKLRPGSALVGRLFASMGASAVSISAPEAREAAARGVIDAATLAYGTLVSFGLDKVLNHHLDLPLYSVPVLYLANTAWYQGLAGDAKAAVDAHCSTVWAVTQSTGWGNWERAGAKTLATLPGQVFTKPDEAERALWEATGAPFRAQWVVDANAKGIDGETALRDLEAAIAAAPPVPAD; from the coding sequence ATGACGGCTCTGGTCATGGGCGCCGGTCTACCGGCGGTGGCTGCCGCCGCCGACACGGTGCGCTTTGCCCATTGGGTGCCGACGACGCATGAACTGCATCGCGGGGTCGAGGCCTGGAGCCGTTCGGTGACCGAGGCATCGAAGGGGACGCTGGACGTCCAGGTGTTTCCGGCCGAACAACTGGGCAAGGTGCGCGACCATTACGACATGGTCGCAAGCGGCATCGCCGATCTGGCGCTGGTGGTGCCGGGCTATACTCCCGGCCGTTTTCCGATCGTGTCCGTGCTGGAACTGCCATTCCTGGTGCCGGGGGCCGCTCAGGCCGCGGCACCCTTCGACACTTGGTATCGGCCGATGGCACCGCTGGAGATGCCCGCGGTGACCTATTGCCTCGGCATCGTTCAGGAACCCGGTATTCTGCATACCAGGGTGCCGGTGGCGCGGCCCGATGACGTCGACGGCATGAAACTGCGCCCGGGCTCGGCTCTGGTCGGGCGGCTGTTCGCGTCGATGGGCGCCTCGGCCGTGTCAATCAGCGCGCCCGAGGCGCGCGAGGCGGCGGCGCGCGGCGTGATCGATGCGGCCACGCTCGCCTATGGCACGCTGGTTTCGTTCGGGCTCGACAAGGTTCTGAACCATCACCTCGACCTGCCGCTCTACAGCGTGCCGGTGCTCTATCTTGCCAACACCGCCTGGTATCAGGGGCTTGCCGGCGATGCCAAGGCGGCGGTCGACGCGCATTGCTCCACGGTCTGGGCCGTGACGCAATCCACCGGCTGGGGCAATTGGGAACGCGCCGGCGCCAAGACCCTGGCCACGTTGCCGGGGCAGGTCTTCACCAAACCGGATGAGGCGGAACGTGCCTTGTGGGAAGCGACCGGCGCGCCGTTCCGTGCCCAATGGGTCGTGGACGCCAATGCCAAGGGCATCGATGGCGAGACGGCGTTGCGCGATCTGGAAGCGGCGATTGCCGCCGCGCCGCCGGTGCCGGCGGATTGA
- a CDS encoding TRAP transporter small permease subunit produces the protein MQRALRRLTAMVETAAATTAATALGIAVLAGAGAALLRYIAGIAVPDGFDIVRLTGGIAACWGIAAAIAADDLIRIDLIAGLGRRAGRLAALTGAIGLAAGGLLLARSGVLGAMSLTYSGETTADLQMPLWPAHLVMAAGLAVAALAGLCRMLMAVLPPEPVDGGAP, from the coding sequence ATGCAGCGTGCCTTGCGGCGACTGACCGCGATGGTCGAGACAGCGGCGGCCACGACCGCGGCGACGGCGCTGGGTATAGCGGTGCTGGCCGGGGCGGGGGCCGCGTTGCTGCGCTACATCGCCGGCATCGCCGTGCCGGATGGCTTCGACATCGTGCGGCTGACCGGCGGCATCGCCGCATGCTGGGGCATTGCCGCGGCGATTGCCGCCGACGATCTGATCCGGATCGACCTGATCGCCGGCCTGGGGCGGCGGGCCGGCCGGCTCGCCGCGCTCACCGGCGCGATCGGGCTGGCGGCCGGCGGCCTGCTGCTGGCGCGATCCGGTGTGCTGGGCGCCATGTCGCTGACCTATAGCGGCGAGACCACGGCCGATCTGCAGATGCCGCTCTGGCCCGCGCATCTGGTGATGGCGGCGGGGTTGGCGGTGGCGGCGCTGGCCGGCCTGTGCCGGATGCTGATGGCGGTGCTGCCGCCTGAGCCCGTCGACGGGGGTGCGCCATGA
- a CDS encoding HPF/RaiA family ribosome-associated protein produces the protein MTKGSPTITFRNLDRSLAIESAIRDRAALIYRMGARIEQLQVVIEAANRTNDRIQGLTVRVEMAVPGPDIVVTRIRPRVSGPEDVVQVVRDALDTARRQLAQRLSVRRDAVRDRRSA, from the coding sequence ATGACCAAAGGTTCGCCGACCATTACCTTCCGCAATCTCGATCGGTCGCTTGCGATCGAGAGCGCGATACGCGACCGGGCCGCGTTGATCTATCGCATGGGTGCGCGGATCGAGCAGCTTCAGGTGGTGATAGAGGCCGCGAACCGGACGAATGATCGCATTCAGGGGCTCACGGTGCGCGTCGAGATGGCGGTGCCGGGTCCGGATATCGTGGTGACACGGATCCGGCCGCGGGTGTCGGGCCCAGAGGATGTGGTGCAGGTGGTGCGTGATGCGCTCGATACCGCCCGGCGCCAGTTGGCGCAGCGGCTGTCGGTGCGGCGCGATGCCGTGCGCGACCGGCGCAGTGCCTGA